From Pseudomonas sp. G.S.17, the proteins below share one genomic window:
- the copD gene encoding copper homeostasis membrane protein CopD → MATALILCRFVHFSVVLALFGLYLSRDVIFRSSLAAAHLTVLDRQLRCAMQWLATLGLISAVVWLSLTAASMAGSWRDAVDSQTLLLILSNTFFGKVWVWHLALGVLMTVLLARSTCFPGLRLIVSALLLATLAPVGHGAMFSGTFGQLLILNQMLHLGAVAAWLGALCLLLALVVRPGALDMRALLLRFSGIGYGLVALIIVTGLINVRVLSGAPWPIPAFSGFGLILAIKVGLVLCMLLLAALNRMMLRGGEVRLGRLRISIALECAFGFAAVAAVSLLGTLPPMLAA, encoded by the coding sequence ATGGCGACCGCGCTGATCCTGTGCCGATTTGTGCATTTTTCGGTGGTGCTGGCGTTGTTCGGTCTCTACCTGTCGCGAGACGTGATTTTCCGTTCCAGTCTAGCTGCGGCGCACCTCACAGTGCTCGACCGCCAGTTACGCTGCGCCATGCAATGGCTTGCGACGTTGGGGCTGATCAGCGCCGTGGTGTGGTTGTCGCTCACCGCTGCGAGCATGGCCGGCAGTTGGCGGGACGCGGTTGATTCGCAGACCTTGCTGCTGATTTTGAGCAATACGTTTTTCGGCAAGGTCTGGGTTTGGCATCTGGCGCTTGGCGTACTGATGACGGTGCTGCTGGCGCGCTCGACTTGTTTTCCCGGCCTGAGGCTGATCGTCAGCGCACTGCTGCTGGCAACTCTGGCCCCGGTTGGCCATGGCGCCATGTTCAGCGGTACGTTCGGCCAGTTGCTGATCCTCAATCAGATGCTGCACCTGGGCGCCGTTGCGGCCTGGCTTGGCGCACTGTGTTTATTGCTGGCCCTGGTTGTACGACCCGGAGCGCTGGATATGCGCGCATTGCTGCTCAGGTTCAGCGGCATCGGCTATGGGTTGGTGGCGCTGATTATCGTCACTGGACTGATCAACGTTCGGGTCTTGAGTGGCGCACCATGGCCAATCCCGGCGTTTTCCGGGTTCGGTCTGATCCTGGCCATCAAAGTCGGCCTGGTGCTGTGCATGCTGTTGCTGGCAGCTCTGAACAGGATGATGCTGCGCGGCGGTGAAGTTCGTCTGGGCAGGCTGCGTATCAGCATTGCGCTGGAGTGTGCATTCGGCTTCGCCGCCGTTGCTGCCGTATCGTTGCTCGGGACGTTACCGCCGATGCTGGCTGCTTGA
- the copC gene encoding copper homeostasis periplasmic binding protein CopC, with translation MSALRFKHIVASLSLLASVSLSGLAFAHAHLESQFPAANSTVTVAKELRLHFSEGVEEKFTKVSITSTAASGKTMVEAVPEIATDPADNKILIVKPAAQLTAGEYKIEWHAVSVDTHKSEGTYSFTVSP, from the coding sequence ATGTCTGCCCTGCGCTTCAAACACATCGTTGCATCCCTCAGCCTCCTCGCCTCGGTTTCCCTGTCCGGCCTGGCTTTTGCCCATGCCCATCTGGAAAGCCAATTCCCCGCCGCAAACAGCACCGTCACTGTAGCCAAGGAACTGCGCCTGCATTTTTCCGAAGGAGTGGAAGAGAAATTCACCAAAGTCAGCATCACATCCACTGCCGCCAGCGGCAAAACCATGGTTGAAGCGGTTCCCGAAATTGCCACCGACCCTGCCGACAACAAAATCCTGATCGTTAAGCCGGCTGCACAGTTGACCGCTGGTGAATACAAAATCGAATGGCACGCGGTCTCCGTCGATACCCATAAAAGCGAAGGCACTTACAGCTTTACGGTAAGCCCTTAA